Proteins from a genomic interval of Desulfofustis limnaeus:
- the narI gene encoding respiratory nitrate reductase subunit gamma, translating into MIDLLLFAILPYVAMTLALAGGLYRYVSDRYSWSAQSSQFLEGRVVFWGTVPWHYAILLILLAHFLAFLVPQVWGTLLGVPLRLMVLEATGIALGLVTVAAMVVLLLRRLLHPRIKRVTTWLDWLVLLVLLVQVGSGVWLAVTLRWGGLWYMHTMTPWLWSLVTFAPDITYPAVMPFVVKMHVTNSLLLVALFPFTRLVHLVSVPLSYLFRPFQIVIWNKRSNGC; encoded by the coding sequence ATGATCGATCTGCTGCTTTTTGCGATTCTGCCCTACGTTGCCATGACACTGGCACTCGCTGGCGGGTTGTACCGATACGTTTCCGATCGCTATTCCTGGTCAGCCCAATCATCACAATTTCTGGAAGGCAGGGTTGTCTTCTGGGGGACTGTGCCCTGGCATTATGCGATTCTGCTCATTTTGCTGGCTCATTTCCTCGCCTTTCTGGTTCCGCAGGTGTGGGGGACGCTGCTCGGCGTGCCGCTGCGGCTGATGGTCCTCGAAGCCACCGGCATCGCACTTGGCTTGGTCACCGTGGCAGCAATGGTAGTATTGCTTCTACGCCGCCTGCTTCACCCGCGCATCAAAAGGGTCACCACCTGGCTCGACTGGTTAGTGCTGCTGGTACTGCTGGTTCAGGTGGGGAGCGGTGTCTGGTTGGCCGTGACCCTGCGCTGGGGCGGCCTCTGGTATATGCATACCATGACGCCCTGGCTCTGGTCGCTGGTCACGTTCGCCCCCGACATCACATATCCAGCCGTCATGCCCTTCGTGGTGAAAATGCATGTGACCAACTCCTTGCTCCTGGTTGCTCTTTTTCCCTTCACCAGATTGGTGCACCTGGTCAGCGTACCGCTCTCCTATCTCTTTCGCCCCTTTCAGATCGTGATCTGGAACAAGCGAAGCAATGGCTGCTAA